One window from the genome of Manis pentadactyla isolate mManPen7 chromosome 15, mManPen7.hap1, whole genome shotgun sequence encodes:
- the CPT1C gene encoding carnitine O-palmitoyltransferase 1, brain isoform: MAEAHQAMGFRSSLTLDGAEVELSAPVLQEIYLSGLRSWKRHLFRFWNDFFTGVFPASPLSWVFLFSTIQLAWFLQLDPSLGLMEKIKELLPDWGGQHHRLRGVIAAALFASCLWGALIFTLHLALRLLLSYHGWLLEPHGALSSPTKTWLALVRIFSGRHPMLFSYQRSLPCQPVPSVRDTVRKYLESVRPVLSDEDFDWTAALAQEFLRLQASLLQWYLRLKFWLASNYVSDWWEEFVYLRSRNSLMVNSNYYMMDFLYVTPTPVQAARAGNAVHALLLYRHRLNRQEILPTLLMGMRPLCSAQYEKIFNTTRIPGVQKDHIRHLRDSRHVAVFHRGRFFRVGTHTQSGLLSPRALEQQFQRILDDPSPASPQEEHLAALTAAPRDMWAQVRRSLKTQAEDALEAVEGAAFFVSLDSEPAGLTREDPAASLDAYAHTLLAGRGHDRWFDKSFTLIVFSNGKLGLSVEHSWADCPISGHMWEFTLATECFQLGYSADGHCKGHPDPSLPQPQRLHWDLPDKIHLSITLALRGAKTLSGNIDCHVFPFSHFGKSFIKHRHLSSDSFIQMALQLAHFRDGGQFCVTYESTTTRLFLEGRTEMVRSCTREACNFVRAMEDKEKTDPQCLNLFRVAVDKHQALLKAAMSGQGVDRHLFALYVVSHFLHLHSPFLDQVHSEQWLLATSQIPVQQIHLFDVHNYPDYVSSGGGFGPADDHGYGVSYIFMGEEMITFHISSKKSSTKTDSHRLGQHIEDALLDVASLFQEGRHLRRPCRALGEEDSGHRCSSLPCHSRSSKAPTTSANF; the protein is encoded by the exons ATGGCTGAAGCGCACCAGGCCATGGGCTTccgatcctcactgaccttggaCGGGGCTGAAGTGGAGCTCAGTGCCCCGGTGTTGCAGGAGATCTACCTCTCTGGACTGCGCTCTTGGAAAAGGCATCTCTTCCGTTTCTGG AACGACTTTTTCACGGGTGTGTTCCCCGCCAGCCCCCTCAGCTGGGTCTTCCTCTTCAGTACAATCCAGCTCGCCTGGTTCCTCCAGCTGGACCCTTCCCTAGGACTGATGGAGAAGATCAAAGAGCTGCTGCCAGACTG GGGTGGACAGCACCACAGGCTTCGGGGGGTCATTGCCGCAGCACTGTTTGCCTCCTGTCTGTGGGGAGCCCTGATCTTCACACTTCACCTGGCCCTGAGGCTGCTTCTGTCTTACCACGGCTGGCTCCTTGAACCCCACGGAGCCCTGTCCTCACCCACTAAGACCTGGCTG GCCCTGGTCCGCATCTTCTCCGGCCGCCACCCAATGCTCTTCAGTTACCAGCGCTCCCTGCCTTGCCAGCCCGTGCCCTCCGTTCGGGACACCGTGCGCAAG TACCTGGAGTCCGTCCGTCCCGTCCTTTCCGACGAGGACTTCGACTGGACGGCCGCCCTAGCGCAGGAATTCCTGAGGCTGCAGGCGTCGCTGCTGCAGTGGTACCTGCGGCTCAAGTTCTGGTTGGCTTCCAATTAC GTCAGTGACTGGTGGGAAGAATTTGTGTACCTGCGCTCCCGGAACTCGCTGATGGTGAACAGCAACTATTATATGATG GACTTCCTGTACGTCACGCCCACCCCGGTGCAGGCTGCTCGTGCGGGGAATGCAGTACACGCCCTCCTCCTGTACCGCCACCGCCTGAACCGCCAGGAGATCCTGCCG ACCTTGCTGATGGGAATGCGGCCCTTGTGCTCTGCCCAGTATGAGAAGATATTTAACACTACGCGCATTCCCGGGGTCCAAAAAG ACCACATCCGCCACCTCCGTGACAGCCGACACGTGGCCGTCTTCCACCGGGGCCGATTCTTCCGTGTGGGGACACACACCCAAAGTGGCCTGCTTTCCCCGAGGGCCctggagcagcagttccagcgaATCCTGGATGACCCCTCGCCTGCCTCCCCGCAGGAGGAGCACCTGGCGGCCCTGACCGCTGCGCCCAG GGACATGTGGGCCCAAGTGCGGAGGTCCCTGAAGACCCAGGCGGAGGACGCCCTGGAGGCTGTGGAAGGGGCAGCTTTCTTTGTGTCACTGGACTCTGAACCGGCAGGGCTCACCAGGGAGGACCCTGCAGCTTCCCTGGATGCCTACGCCCACACCCTGCTGGCTGGCAGGGGCCATGACCG CTGGTTTGACAAATCCTTCACTCTGATCGTCTTCTCCAATGGGAAGCTGGGCCTCAGCGTGGAGCACTCGTGGGCCGACTGCCCCATCTCAGGACACATGTGGGAG TTCACGCTGGCCACAGAATGCTTCCAGCTGGGCTACTCGGCAGATGGCCACTGCAAGGGCCATCCTGACCCCTcgctgccccagccccagcggCTGCACTGGGACCTGCCAGACAAG ATCCATCTGTCCATCACTCTAGCCTTGAGAGGAGCCAAGACCTTGTCTGGAAACATCGACTGCCACGTCTTCCCCTTCTCCCACTTTGGCAAGAGCTTCATCAAACACCGCCACCTCTCTTCAGACAGCTTCATCCAGATGGCTTTGCAGCTGGCCCACTTCCGG GACGGGGGTCAATTCTGCGTGACTTACGAGTCGACCACGACTCGCTTGTTCCTGGAAGGCCGGACGGAGATGGTGCGATCTTGCACGAGGGAGGCCTGCAACTTTGTGAGAGCCATGGAGGACAAAGAGAAGACA GATCCACAGTGCCTCAACCTGTTCCGCGTGGCCGTGGATAAGCACCAGGCTCTGCTGAAGGCAGCGATGAGCGGACAGGGCGTCGACCGCCACCTCTTTGCGCTCTACGTGGTGTCCCATTTCCTCCACCTGCACTCGCCTTTCCTGGACCAG GTTCACTCGGAGCAGTGGCTGCTGGCCACCAGCCAGATCCCTGTTCAGCAAATCCACCTGTTCGATGTGCACAATTACCCCGACTACGTTTCCTCCGGTGGTGGATTTGGGCCT GCCGATGACCATGGTTACGGGGTTTCTTACATCTTCATGGGGGAGGAAATGATCACCTTCCACATCTCCAGCAAAAAATCAAGCACAAAAACG GACTCCCACCGGCTGGGGCAGCACATCGAGGATGCGCTGTTGGACGTGGCCTCCCTGTTCCAGGAGGGGCGGCATCTTAGGCGGCCGTGCAGAGCGTTAGGGGAGGAGGACTCGGGGCACAGGTGTAGCTCTCTCCCCTGCCACAGTAGGAGCTCTAAGGCACCAACGACATCTGCCAACTTTTGA
- the PRMT1 gene encoding protein arginine N-methyltransferase 1 isoform X3 gives MVGVAEVSCGQAESSEKPNAEDMTSKDYYFDSYAHFGIHEEMLKDEVRTLTYRNSMFHNRHLFKDKVVLDVGSGTGILCMFAAKAGARRVIGIECSSISDYAVKIVKANKLDHVVTIIKGKVEEVELPVEKVDIIISEWMGYCLFYESMLNTVLYARDKWLAPDGLIFPDRATLYVTAIEDRQYKDYKIHWWENVYGFDMSCIKDVAIKEPLVDVVDPKQLVTNACLIKEVDIYTVKVEDLTFTSPFCLQVKRNDYVHALVAYFNIEFTRCHKRTGFSTSPESPYTHWKQTVFYMEDYLTVKTGEEIFGTIGMRPNAKNNRDLDFTIDLDFKGQLCELSCSTDYRMR, from the exons ATGGTAGGCGTGGCTGAG GTCTCCTGTGGCCAAGCAGAAAGCAGCGAGAAACCCAACGCTGAGGACATGACGTCCAAAGATTACTACTTTGACTCCTATGCTCACTTTGGCATTCACGAG GAAATGCTGAAAGATGAGGTTCGCACCCTCACATACCGCAATTCCATGTTTCACAACCGGCACCTCTTCAAGGACAAGGTGGTGCTGGATGTGGGCTCAGGCACGGGGATCCTCTGCATGTTTGCGGCCAAGGCTGGGGCCCGCAGGGTCATCGGG ATCGAGTGTTCCAGTATCTCTGATTATGCGGTGAAGATCGTCAAAGCCAACAAGTTAGATCATG TGGTGACCATCATCAAGGGGAAGGTGGAGGAGGTGGAGCTTCCGGTGGAGAAGGTGGACATCATCATCAGTGAGTGGATGGGCTACTGCCTCTTCTACGAGTCGATGCTCAACACCGTGCTCTATGCCCGAGACAAGTGGCTG GCACCCGATGGCCTCATCTTCCCAGACCGAGCCACACTGTACGTGACAGCCATCGAAGACCGGCAGTACAAAGACTACAAGATCCACT GGTGGGAGAATGTGTACGGCTTTGACATGTCTTGCATCAAAGATGTGGCCATCAAGGAGCCCCTGGTGGACGTGGTGGACCCCAAGCAGCTGGTCACTAACGCCTGCCTCATAAAG GAAGTGGACATCTACACCGTCAAGGTGGAAGACCTGACCTTCACCTCGCCCTTCTGCCTGCAAGTGAAGCGGAACGACTACGTGCACGCCCTCGTGGCCTACTTCAACATCGAGTTCACCCGCTGCCACAAGCGGACAGGCTTCTCCACCA GCCCAGAGTCCCCGTACACACACTGGAAGCAGACGGTGTTCTACATGGAGGACTACCTGACGGTGAAGACTGGCGAGGAGATCTTCGGCACCATTGGCATGCGGCCCAATGCTAAGAATAAC CGTGACCTGGACTTCACCATTGACCTGGacttcaagggtcagctgtgtgaGCTGTCCTGCTCCACCGACTACCGGATGCGCTGA
- the PRMT1 gene encoding protein arginine N-methyltransferase 1 isoform X2 gives MAAAEAANCIMEVSCGQAESSEKPNAEDMTSKDYYFDSYAHFGIHEEMLKDEVRTLTYRNSMFHNRHLFKDKVVLDVGSGTGILCMFAAKAGARRVIGIECSSISDYAVKIVKANKLDHVVTIIKGKVEEVELPVEKVDIIISEWMGYCLFYESMLNTVLYARDKWLAPDGLIFPDRATLYVTAIEDRQYKDYKIHWWENVYGFDMSCIKDVAIKEPLVDVVDPKQLVTNACLIKEVDIYTVKVEDLTFTSPFCLQVKRNDYVHALVAYFNIEFTRCHKRTGFSTSPESPYTHWKQTVFYMEDYLTVKTGEEIFGTIGMRPNAKNNRDLDFTIDLDFKGQLCELSCSTDYRMR, from the exons ATGGCGGCAGCCGAGGCCGCGAACTGCATCATGGAG GTCTCCTGTGGCCAAGCAGAAAGCAGCGAGAAACCCAACGCTGAGGACATGACGTCCAAAGATTACTACTTTGACTCCTATGCTCACTTTGGCATTCACGAG GAAATGCTGAAAGATGAGGTTCGCACCCTCACATACCGCAATTCCATGTTTCACAACCGGCACCTCTTCAAGGACAAGGTGGTGCTGGATGTGGGCTCAGGCACGGGGATCCTCTGCATGTTTGCGGCCAAGGCTGGGGCCCGCAGGGTCATCGGG ATCGAGTGTTCCAGTATCTCTGATTATGCGGTGAAGATCGTCAAAGCCAACAAGTTAGATCATG TGGTGACCATCATCAAGGGGAAGGTGGAGGAGGTGGAGCTTCCGGTGGAGAAGGTGGACATCATCATCAGTGAGTGGATGGGCTACTGCCTCTTCTACGAGTCGATGCTCAACACCGTGCTCTATGCCCGAGACAAGTGGCTG GCACCCGATGGCCTCATCTTCCCAGACCGAGCCACACTGTACGTGACAGCCATCGAAGACCGGCAGTACAAAGACTACAAGATCCACT GGTGGGAGAATGTGTACGGCTTTGACATGTCTTGCATCAAAGATGTGGCCATCAAGGAGCCCCTGGTGGACGTGGTGGACCCCAAGCAGCTGGTCACTAACGCCTGCCTCATAAAG GAAGTGGACATCTACACCGTCAAGGTGGAAGACCTGACCTTCACCTCGCCCTTCTGCCTGCAAGTGAAGCGGAACGACTACGTGCACGCCCTCGTGGCCTACTTCAACATCGAGTTCACCCGCTGCCACAAGCGGACAGGCTTCTCCACCA GCCCAGAGTCCCCGTACACACACTGGAAGCAGACGGTGTTCTACATGGAGGACTACCTGACGGTGAAGACTGGCGAGGAGATCTTCGGCACCATTGGCATGCGGCCCAATGCTAAGAATAAC CGTGACCTGGACTTCACCATTGACCTGGacttcaagggtcagctgtgtgaGCTGTCCTGCTCCACCGACTACCGGATGCGCTGA
- the PRMT1 gene encoding protein arginine N-methyltransferase 1 isoform X1 yields MAAAEAANCIMENFVATLANGMSLQPPLEEVSCGQAESSEKPNAEDMTSKDYYFDSYAHFGIHEEMLKDEVRTLTYRNSMFHNRHLFKDKVVLDVGSGTGILCMFAAKAGARRVIGIECSSISDYAVKIVKANKLDHVVTIIKGKVEEVELPVEKVDIIISEWMGYCLFYESMLNTVLYARDKWLAPDGLIFPDRATLYVTAIEDRQYKDYKIHWWENVYGFDMSCIKDVAIKEPLVDVVDPKQLVTNACLIKEVDIYTVKVEDLTFTSPFCLQVKRNDYVHALVAYFNIEFTRCHKRTGFSTSPESPYTHWKQTVFYMEDYLTVKTGEEIFGTIGMRPNAKNNRDLDFTIDLDFKGQLCELSCSTDYRMR; encoded by the exons ATGGCGGCAGCCGAGGCCGCGAACTGCATCATGGAG AATTTTGTAGCCACCTTGGCTAATGGGATGAGCCTCCAGCCGCCTCTTGAAGAA GTCTCCTGTGGCCAAGCAGAAAGCAGCGAGAAACCCAACGCTGAGGACATGACGTCCAAAGATTACTACTTTGACTCCTATGCTCACTTTGGCATTCACGAG GAAATGCTGAAAGATGAGGTTCGCACCCTCACATACCGCAATTCCATGTTTCACAACCGGCACCTCTTCAAGGACAAGGTGGTGCTGGATGTGGGCTCAGGCACGGGGATCCTCTGCATGTTTGCGGCCAAGGCTGGGGCCCGCAGGGTCATCGGG ATCGAGTGTTCCAGTATCTCTGATTATGCGGTGAAGATCGTCAAAGCCAACAAGTTAGATCATG TGGTGACCATCATCAAGGGGAAGGTGGAGGAGGTGGAGCTTCCGGTGGAGAAGGTGGACATCATCATCAGTGAGTGGATGGGCTACTGCCTCTTCTACGAGTCGATGCTCAACACCGTGCTCTATGCCCGAGACAAGTGGCTG GCACCCGATGGCCTCATCTTCCCAGACCGAGCCACACTGTACGTGACAGCCATCGAAGACCGGCAGTACAAAGACTACAAGATCCACT GGTGGGAGAATGTGTACGGCTTTGACATGTCTTGCATCAAAGATGTGGCCATCAAGGAGCCCCTGGTGGACGTGGTGGACCCCAAGCAGCTGGTCACTAACGCCTGCCTCATAAAG GAAGTGGACATCTACACCGTCAAGGTGGAAGACCTGACCTTCACCTCGCCCTTCTGCCTGCAAGTGAAGCGGAACGACTACGTGCACGCCCTCGTGGCCTACTTCAACATCGAGTTCACCCGCTGCCACAAGCGGACAGGCTTCTCCACCA GCCCAGAGTCCCCGTACACACACTGGAAGCAGACGGTGTTCTACATGGAGGACTACCTGACGGTGAAGACTGGCGAGGAGATCTTCGGCACCATTGGCATGCGGCCCAATGCTAAGAATAAC CGTGACCTGGACTTCACCATTGACCTGGacttcaagggtcagctgtgtgaGCTGTCCTGCTCCACCGACTACCGGATGCGCTGA
- the PRMT1 gene encoding protein arginine N-methyltransferase 1 isoform X4 — translation MVSCGQAESSEKPNAEDMTSKDYYFDSYAHFGIHEEMLKDEVRTLTYRNSMFHNRHLFKDKVVLDVGSGTGILCMFAAKAGARRVIGIECSSISDYAVKIVKANKLDHVVTIIKGKVEEVELPVEKVDIIISEWMGYCLFYESMLNTVLYARDKWLAPDGLIFPDRATLYVTAIEDRQYKDYKIHWWENVYGFDMSCIKDVAIKEPLVDVVDPKQLVTNACLIKEVDIYTVKVEDLTFTSPFCLQVKRNDYVHALVAYFNIEFTRCHKRTGFSTSPESPYTHWKQTVFYMEDYLTVKTGEEIFGTIGMRPNAKNNRDLDFTIDLDFKGQLCELSCSTDYRMR, via the exons ATG GTCTCCTGTGGCCAAGCAGAAAGCAGCGAGAAACCCAACGCTGAGGACATGACGTCCAAAGATTACTACTTTGACTCCTATGCTCACTTTGGCATTCACGAG GAAATGCTGAAAGATGAGGTTCGCACCCTCACATACCGCAATTCCATGTTTCACAACCGGCACCTCTTCAAGGACAAGGTGGTGCTGGATGTGGGCTCAGGCACGGGGATCCTCTGCATGTTTGCGGCCAAGGCTGGGGCCCGCAGGGTCATCGGG ATCGAGTGTTCCAGTATCTCTGATTATGCGGTGAAGATCGTCAAAGCCAACAAGTTAGATCATG TGGTGACCATCATCAAGGGGAAGGTGGAGGAGGTGGAGCTTCCGGTGGAGAAGGTGGACATCATCATCAGTGAGTGGATGGGCTACTGCCTCTTCTACGAGTCGATGCTCAACACCGTGCTCTATGCCCGAGACAAGTGGCTG GCACCCGATGGCCTCATCTTCCCAGACCGAGCCACACTGTACGTGACAGCCATCGAAGACCGGCAGTACAAAGACTACAAGATCCACT GGTGGGAGAATGTGTACGGCTTTGACATGTCTTGCATCAAAGATGTGGCCATCAAGGAGCCCCTGGTGGACGTGGTGGACCCCAAGCAGCTGGTCACTAACGCCTGCCTCATAAAG GAAGTGGACATCTACACCGTCAAGGTGGAAGACCTGACCTTCACCTCGCCCTTCTGCCTGCAAGTGAAGCGGAACGACTACGTGCACGCCCTCGTGGCCTACTTCAACATCGAGTTCACCCGCTGCCACAAGCGGACAGGCTTCTCCACCA GCCCAGAGTCCCCGTACACACACTGGAAGCAGACGGTGTTCTACATGGAGGACTACCTGACGGTGAAGACTGGCGAGGAGATCTTCGGCACCATTGGCATGCGGCCCAATGCTAAGAATAAC CGTGACCTGGACTTCACCATTGACCTGGacttcaagggtcagctgtgtgaGCTGTCCTGCTCCACCGACTACCGGATGCGCTGA